Proteins found in one Falco rusticolus isolate bFalRus1 chromosome W, bFalRus1.pri, whole genome shotgun sequence genomic segment:
- the LOC119140785 gene encoding immediate early response 3-interacting protein 1-like, which translates to MAFTLYSLLQAALLIVNAVAVLHEERFLRHVGWGSDQQGIGGFGEEPGIKAQLMNLIRSVQTFMRVPLIAVNSVTIVLLLLFG; encoded by the exons ATGGCGTTCACGCTGTACTCGCTGCTGCAGGCCGCGCTCCTCATTGTCAACGCCGTGGCCGTGCTGCACGAAGAGCGCTTCCTCCGACACG TTGGCTGGGGAAGCGATCAGCAGGGGATTGGAGGATTTGGAGAGGAACCAGGAATTAAAGCGCAGCTAATGAACCTTATTCGATCTGTACAAACCTTTATGAGAG tgcCACTAATAGCAGTGAACTCTGTTACAATCGTTCTGCTCCTGTTGTTTGGTTGA